In a single window of the Dryobates pubescens isolate bDryPub1 chromosome Z, bDryPub1.pri, whole genome shotgun sequence genome:
- the NFIL3 gene encoding nuclear factor interleukin-3-regulated protein: protein MQLRKMQTLKKEHGPVDTSGNVDKIMVLKSTLAEVSEELSTNEDILLTEASSGKSKSSACRRKREFIPDEKKDAMYWEKRRKNNEAAKRSREKRRLNDLVLENKLIALGEENATLKAELLSLKLKFGLISSAAYAQEIQKLSSSTTVYFQDYQSSKSNISSFVDEHEPSIVGSSCISVIKHSPQSSMSDVSEISSAEHPQPSRIQSNCRSPENKFQIIKQEPVELEREPRDDRGSYKASIYPNYMGATFNVYSHSPPLLQVNRSSSNSPRTSETDDGVVGKSSDGEDEQQVPKGPIHSPVEHKNVHGTVKVPEVNSSALPHKLRIKAKAMKVKVEAMDNDYDATQKLSSPIDMSSKRHFELEKHGAQNLVHPSHTPFAVQVTNIQDWSLKPELWHQKELNVKIQSGCKSGVVEIKDSIYNVSESENLYLKQGIANLSAEVASLKRLITTQQISASDSG from the coding sequence ATGCAGCTGAGAAAAATGCAGACCCTTAAAAAGGAACACGGACCTGTTGACACAAGTGGCAACGTCGACAAAATCATGGTACTTAAGTCTACTCTAGCAGAAGTGTCTGAAGAATTGTCTACAAATGAAGATATACTACTTACAGAAGCAAGTAGTGGAAAAAGCAAATCTTCAGCTTGCCGGAGAAAGAGAGAATTCATTCCAGATGAAAAGAAAGATGCTATGTATTGGGAGAAAAGGCGGAAAAATAATGAAGCTGCCAAAAGATCTCGTGAAAAACGACGGCTAAATGACCTTGTCTTAGAGAACAAATTAATTGCACTGGGAGAGGAGAATGCCACTTTGAAGGCAGAACTGCTTTCATTGAAGCTAAAGTTTGGTTTAATTAGTTCTGCAGCCTATGCCCAAGAGATACAGAAACTCAGTAGCTCAACAACTGTGTATTTCCAAGATTATCAGAGTTCCAAATCAAATATTAGCTCATTTGTAGATGAACATGAACCATCTATAGTTGGTAGCAGTTGTATTTCTGTCATTAAACATTCTCCTCAAAGCTCAATGTCTGATGTGTCTGAAATATCATCCGCAGAGCATCCTCAACCAAGCCGCATACAAAGCAATTGCAGAAGTCCTGAAAATAAGTTCCAGATTATAAAACAAGAGCCTGTGGAATTAGAGCGAGAGCCAAGAGATGACAGAGGTTCATATAAAGCATCCATATATCCAAACTACATGGGAGCCACCTTTAACGTATACTCgcattctcctcctctcttgcaAGTTAATAGATCCTCCAGTAATTCCCCTAGAACATCAGAAACTGATGATGGTGTAGTTGGAAAGTCATCTGATGGAGAAGATGAACAGCAGGTTCCAAAGGGTCCAATTCATTCCCCAGTTGAACATAAGAATGTCCATGGAACAGTTAAAGTTCCAGAAGTGAATTCTTCAGCTTTGCCTCATAAGCTTAGAATTAAAGCCAAAGCCATGAAAGTTAAAGTGGAAGCGATGGATAATGACTATGATGCAACACAGAAATTGTCATCACCCATAGACATGTCCTCAAAAAGACATTTTGAGCTTGAAAAACATGGTGCACAAAATTTGGTGCATCCTTCTCACACTCCTTTTGCAGTTCAAGTGACTAACATCCAAGACTGGTCACTTAAACCAGAACTCTGGCATCAGAAGGAACTCAATGTAAAAATTCAGAGTGGTTGCAAAAGTGGAGTTGTTGAAATAAAAGACAGTATCTACAATGTCTCTGAGTCGGAGAACCTGTATTTGAAGCAAGGCATAGCAAACTTATCTGCAGAGGTTGCTTCACTTAAAAGACTTATAACTACACAACAAATCTCTGCATCAGACTCTGGTTAA